The following proteins come from a genomic window of Palaemon carinicauda isolate YSFRI2023 chromosome 12, ASM3689809v2, whole genome shotgun sequence:
- the LOC137650932 gene encoding uncharacterized protein → MSEHLRKVRNEETHVHYLGINIQNEVIDILANASKEEILKNACAAEYFSIILDSTPDVSHVEQMTVIIRFVQVDEDNAVIAVREHFLGYVPLQETTGAFMAETILEELKKMDLCIDNLRGQGYDNGSNMKALKQLECTRMFPEERRGDTEFEKVLVDASELANDLEIDPVFVADSVRLRKKKRQFDYEGKDKPVQNAKVNLKVNFYFAVLDVAINSVLERLQQLQQMKSVFGFLYDVKSINGITNTQLMEHCTKLKKALRDGESKDIDATDLCHELQAVARRLQPDTVTPLDVLKFLCEQGLVHSVPNTFVALHILLTLPVTEKGSAHCIPQALSRAPVQDSTEENCLNNDGSTDPLHVAIVNALDMHEDGVLLTPLKDKTLEKVHVAAEQDAEYNSLR, encoded by the exons ATGAGTGAACATCTGCGGAAGGTAAGGAATGAAGAAACACATGTACATTATCTAGGAATAAACATTCAGAATGAAGTGATAGACATATTAGCAAATGCTAGTAAGGAAGAAATTCTGAAAAATGCATGTGCTGcagaatatttttcaataattttggacAGCACACCTGATGTGAGTCATGTGGAGCAAATGACAGTTATAATCAGGTTTGTTCAAGTTGATGAAGATAATGCTGTGATAGCTGTGAGAGAACATTTCTTGGGTTATGTGCCACTACAAGAAACCACTGGTGCATTCATGGCTGAAACTATTCTggaagagttgaagaaaatggatCTGTGCATTGACAACTTGCGAGGTCAAGGTTATGATAATGGCAGCAATATGAAAG CGTTAAAACAACTGGAATGCACTAGAATGTTTCCAGAAGAGAGAAGAGGTGATACAGAGTTTGAAAAGGTACTAGTTGATGCTTCTGAATTGGCTAATGATTTGGAGATAGACCCAGTTTTTGTTGCAGATTCCGTTCGTCTTAGGAAAAAGAAAAGGCAGTTTGACTATGAAGGAAAAGACAAACCAGTGCAGAATGCAAAAGTGAACTTAAAAGTTAACTTCTATTTTGCTGTACTCGATGTTGCCATCAATTCTGTACTGGAACGTCTTCAGCAACTGCAGCAGATGAAGTCTGTTTTTGGTTTCCTGTATGATGTGAAATCAATTAATGGGATAACAAACACACAACTTATGGAACATTGCACCAAGCTGAAAAAAGCACTACGAGATGGAGAAAGCAAGGACATAGACGCCACTGACTTGTGTCATGAACTTCAGGCAGTTGCACGCCGCCTTCAGCCTGACACTGTCACTCCCCTGGATGTTTTAAAGTTCCTTTGTGAACAAGGGCTGGTTCACAGTGTACCCAACACATTTGTTGCCTTGCACATTCTGCTAACTTTGCCTGTTACTGAG AAAGGAAGTGCTCATTGTATTCCGCAAGCTTTATCACGTGCACCAGTTCAGGATTCTACAGAAGAAAATTGTTTGAATAACGATGGATCCACTGATCCTTTGCATGTTGCAATTGTGAATGCCCTTGACATGCATGAAGATGGCGTACTTCTAACACCTCTGAAGGACAAAACACTGGAAAAGGTACATGTTGCTGCTGAACAGGATGCAGAATACAATTCTCTTCGGtag